From the genome of Streptomyces sp. NBC_00659, one region includes:
- a CDS encoding tetratricopeptide repeat protein has product MSAGAGHDAKGSDMVQWHGTNFTVDGHEPTSAEEYYRIGLHCWNSGQHPGAEVYFLETAASTGHSAAIELLGHIDYTQGRYASAVPRLRHSSGSPRAAFYLASLYHHGCPQAGIVESLDEAARWYRTSAELGEPEAMLVLGDLYLERLIPITRTPAEHALEQFLTAAARNHPYAQYRAAEIYRTLYQDNERAAVMYQSCVDNPMTERHALGSMMALQSQAHLREISAFRAARRLQQRRDTVNPAQRRGDFY; this is encoded by the coding sequence GTGTCCGCCGGGGCAGGCCACGACGCGAAGGGCAGCGACATGGTGCAGTGGCACGGGACCAACTTCACCGTGGACGGACACGAGCCGACCAGTGCCGAGGAGTACTACCGGATCGGCCTGCACTGCTGGAACAGCGGGCAGCACCCCGGTGCGGAGGTCTACTTCCTGGAAACCGCGGCGTCCACCGGTCACAGCGCCGCGATCGAGTTGCTGGGGCACATCGACTACACGCAGGGGCGGTACGCGAGCGCGGTGCCCCGGCTGCGGCACAGCAGCGGTTCACCGCGAGCGGCCTTCTACCTCGCCTCGCTCTATCACCACGGCTGCCCTCAAGCGGGCATCGTGGAGTCGCTGGACGAGGCGGCCCGCTGGTATCGCACCTCGGCCGAACTGGGCGAGCCCGAAGCGATGCTCGTACTGGGCGACCTGTACCTGGAGCGGCTGATTCCGATCACCCGGACCCCGGCGGAACACGCCCTGGAGCAGTTCCTCACGGCCGCCGCCCGCAACCACCCCTACGCCCAGTACCGCGCCGCGGAGATCTATCGCACGCTCTACCAGGACAACGAGCGAGCCGCCGTGATGTACCAGTCCTGTGTGGACAACCCGATGACCGAGCGCCACGCCCTGGGATCGATGATGGCGCTTCAGAGCCAGGCTCACCTGCGGGAGATATCGGCGTTCAGGGCAGCCCGCCGGTTGCAGCAGCGACGTGACACCGTCAACCCCGCGCAGCGCCGAGGCGACTTCTACTGA